From the genome of Vicia villosa cultivar HV-30 ecotype Madison, WI linkage group LG2, Vvil1.0, whole genome shotgun sequence, one region includes:
- the LOC131646853 gene encoding mitogen-activated protein kinase kinase kinase 5-like yields the protein MRWLPTLIFSPSSSHSSHVSSSSSSTSSSSSSLTSPSTLKYSPSSSSSDTRKPSRGTWFFGNGRKSTRSRKLRHVDDVHIEYDVAAAPISRSPSARSYMRSNTSSSVAPQPLPLPELASPAGLQRNKDGDRRLPSPKEASGRAIESDAHAVVSLPTGFKMRSVFASRESRRNTEQMETKPHGNMIARQDTSGAATPSFRENSFRISVPPRSASSSPFTSPTTSKTKHDDFVPYYYVSPKANQFWSAPEMPTSTGQPPPAFFDLSGLGIDSASSPHQGSGGKSPKQQNPSSPLPRLSLDYPTTSRRESLGPPLSVHPLPLPPWSGSSLPSPSANFPQPGGAKTESISMKSQWQKGKLIGRGTFGSVYVATNRETGALCAMKEAEIFSDDPKSAESIKQLEQEIKVLSHLKHPNIVQYYGSEIVEDKFYIYLEFIHPGSINKYVRDHCGAITESVVRNFTRHILSGLAYLHSKKTIHRDIKGANLLVDSSGVVKLADFGMAKHLTGHSADLSLKGSPYWMAPELMQAVMHKDNNSDLAFAIDIWSLGCTIIEMFTGKPPWSEYEGAAAMFKVMKDTPPIPETLSSEGKDFLRLCFKRNPAERPTASMLLEHRFLKNVQHSDPSSSAHLYNGTTSMDNSHSPRGLYESKPDQFSIVSAQIAKGKFCTESGIAMSHSLYS from the exons ATGCGTTGGTTGCCAACCCTAATTTTCTCTCCTTCCTCTTCTCATTCTTCCCAcgtttcatcatcttcttcttcgacttcttcGTCTTCGTCTTCTCTTACATCTCCTTCCACGTTAAAAtattctccttcttcttcctcttccgaTACTCGGAAACCTTCACGCGGCACGTGGTTTTTCGGTAACGGTAGGAAATCCACGCGGTCGAGGAAGCTTCGACACGTCGACGATGTTCACATTGAATACGACGTTGCTGCAGCGCCTATTTCTCGTTCCCCGAGCGCACGGAGCTATATGCGGTCTAATACTTCTTCCTCCGTTGCGCCTCAGCCGTTGCCGTTGCCAGAGTTAGCTTCTCCGGCAGGGTTGCAAAGGAATAAGGATGGTGATCGTCGTTTGCCGTCGCCTAAAGAAGCCTCTGGTAGAGCCATTGAATCTGATGCACATGCCGTCGTTTCTCTTCCCACCGGATTTAAGATGAGGAG TGTTTTTGCTAGCCGAGAGTCGAGAAGAAATACGGAGCAAATGGAGACAAAGCCGCATGGGAATATGATAGCGCGTCAAGATACAAGTGGTGCTGCAACTCCTAGCTTTCGAGAAAATAGCTTCCGGATAAGTGTTCCTCCAAGGAGTGCTTCAAGCAGTCCCTTTACCAGTCCCACAACAAGCAAAACCAAACATGATGATTTTGTGCCATATTATTATGTGTCACCTAAAGCAAATCAGTTCTGGTCTGCACCAGAAATGCCAACATCTACCGGACAACCACCTCCTGCTTTCTTTGATTTATCTGGGTTAGGTATTGATTCTGCTTCTTCTCCCCATCAAGGTTCAGGAGGAAAAAGTCCCAAACAACAAAACCCTTCTTCACCCCTACCAAGGTTGTCCCTCGACTACCCAACAACTTCACGTCGCGAGAGTCTTGGTCCTCCTCTCAGTGTTCATCCTTTACCCTTGCCTCCTTGGTCTGGGAGTTCCTTACCTTCACCCTCTGCTAACTTTCCCCAACCTGGGGGAGCTAAGACAGAATCTATATCTATGAAAAGTCAATGGCAAAAGGGTAAACTTATAGGGCGAGGTACTTTTGGAAGTGTTTATGTTGCCACTAATAG AGAAACTGGAGCATTGTGTGCAATGAAGGAAGCAGAAATATTTTCTGATGATCCAAAATCTGCAGAGAGTATAAAGCAGTTAGAACAG GAAATTAAAGTTCTTAGCCATCTGAAACATCCAAACATTGTGCAGTATTATGGTAGTGAAATA GTAGAAGAcaagttttatatttatttggagTTTATCCATCCTGGTTCAATAAATAAATATGTCCGTGACCACTGTGGCGCGATAACAGAATCCGTTGTTCGGAATTTCACACGGCATATTCTTTCAGGGTTGGCTTACTTGCACAGCAAAAAGACAATTCATAG GGATATCAAAGGGGCTAACTTGCTTGTTGATTCTTCTGGTGTTGTTAAGCTAGCTGATTTTGGGATGGCCAAGCAT CTAACTGGGCATTCTGCTGACCTGTCTTTGAAAGGAAGTCCATACTGGATGGCTCCAGAG CTTATGCAAGCGGTCATGCATAAAGACAACAACTCTGATCTAGCTTTTGCTATTGATATTTGGAGTTTGGGTTGTACAATTATTGAAATGTTCACGGGGAAGCCTCCTTGGAGTGAATACGAAGGA GCCGCAGCTATGTTTAAGGTAATGAAGGATACTCCTCCTATACCTGAAACATTGTCATCTGAAGGTAAAGATTTCTTGAGgctttgctttaaaagaaatccAGCAGAGCGGCCAACTGCTTCAATGTTATTAGAGCATCGGTTTCTGAAAAACGTACAGCATTCAGATCCTTCATCTTCCGCCCATCTGTATAATGGAACAACTTCAATG GATAATTCCCATAGTCCCAGAGGGTTATATGAAAGCAAACCTGATCAGTTTTCTATTGTCAGTGCACAGATCGCAAAAGGGAAATTTTGCACTGAGAG